In Streptobacillus ratti, the genomic window TTTTCTCCACATCTTAAATGGAATAATTTAAAATTAAAAGAGTATTTAGAAAATAAGTTTAATTTACCAGTTATAGTTGATAATGATGTAAGGTCTATGTTAAAAGCAGAAATATATAGAACTAGAAAACTTTCAAATGTTATGTATATATACATTAAAGATGGAATAGGTTCATCAATAATGATAAATGATAAAATATTTGAGGGTGTTAATTTCTGTACTGGAGAAATAGGACATTTTGTTGTAAATCCTACATCTAATATTAAATGTCAATGTGGGAAATTTGGTTGTCTTGAAACTGAATATTCTTCTAAAATGATAAGAAATAAAGTTATTTGGGAATTTGAAAGACAAGGTATAGAACTTGAAAATGAGTATATTACATACAAAGATATATTTGAAAAAGCATCAAATGGAGAAGAACCATATAAATCTATAGTAAAAGAAGCTAGTATTAAAATTGGAAGTACAGTAGGAAATATTTTAAATGTTTTAGACATAGGAAATATAATTATAGCGGGAGATATTCTCCATGCAAAAAATGTATTTTTAAAGAATTTTGAAAAAGGTATAGATTTAATGAGAACTCCTAGTTTTGAAAGTATAGTTAATATTTATACAACAGAATTTGGCGATGATATTGAAAAGTATGGCTCTCTTTTTTTGGTAATTATGAACCTATTTTCAGGACAGAAAATATTTACACTTTAAACTATAAATATAGTGATTAATAAAAAAATTATTTAGAGGTGAGAAAAATGAAAAGATTACTTACAATGATATTAGTACTATTAACTTTTGTACTTTCTTGTGGTAGTAAAAAAGCTGAATCTACTGATGGAGGCAAAAAAATTACTTTAGGAGTTACGTATTACAAATTTGATGACAACTTTTTAGCGGGTATGAGAAATGATATGATAGCTATAGCTAAAGACAAATATCCAAACATAGAATTATTAAATAATGATTCTCAAAATTCTCAATCTGTTTTAAATGATCAAATAGATGTATTAATAAACAAAGGTGTAGATGTTTTAGTAATTAACTTAGTTGATCCAACAGCAGGACAAGCAGTTATAGATAAAGCTAAATCTGCAAATATACCTATAGTATTATTTAATAAAGATCCAGGTGTTGAAGCTTTAAATTCTTACGATAAAGCTTGGTATGTAGGAACTACACCTAAAGATTCTGGAATCTTACAAGGACAAGTTATTGAAAAAGCTTGGCTTGCTAACCCAGCATATGATTTAAATGGTGATGGAGTAATTCAATATGTTATGTTATTTGGAGAACCTGGACAACCTGATGCTGAGGCAAGAACTAAATATTCTATAGAATATTTAAATGAAAAAGGTTTAAAAACTGAAGAATTACATAAAGATATAGCTAACTGGGATGCAGCTCAAGCTAAAGATAAAATGGACGCTTGGTTATCAGGACCTAATGCTAATAAAATTGAAGTTGTTATAGCTAATAATGATGGAATGGCTTTAGGAGCAGTTGAATCAATAAAAGCAGTTAAAAAAGAATTACCAGTATTTGGTGTTGATGCTATTCAAGAAGCATTAACATTAATTGAAAAAGGTGAAATGGTTGGAACAGTACTTCAAGATGCAACAGGACAAGCAAGAGCTATATTAGAACTTGCAAATAATATTGCAAATGGTAAAGAACCTACAGAAGGAACTGAATGGAAATTAGTGGATAAAGCAGTTAGAGTACCTTATGTTGGTGTAGATAAAGATAACTAC contains:
- a CDS encoding ROK family protein produces the protein FSPHLKWNNLKLKEYLENKFNLPVIVDNDVRSMLKAEIYRTRKLSNVMYIYIKDGIGSSIMINDKIFEGVNFCTGEIGHFVVNPTSNIKCQCGKFGCLETEYSSKMIRNKVIWEFERQGIELENEYITYKDIFEKASNGEEPYKSIVKEASIKIGSTVGNILNVLDIGNIIIAGDILHAKNVFLKNFEKGIDLMRTPSFESIVNIYTTEFGDDIEKYGSLFLVIMNLFSGQKIFTL
- the mglB gene encoding galactose/glucose ABC transporter substrate-binding protein MglB, whose amino-acid sequence is MKRLLTMILVLLTFVLSCGSKKAESTDGGKKITLGVTYYKFDDNFLAGMRNDMIAIAKDKYPNIELLNNDSQNSQSVLNDQIDVLINKGVDVLVINLVDPTAGQAVIDKAKSANIPIVLFNKDPGVEALNSYDKAWYVGTTPKDSGILQGQVIEKAWLANPAYDLNGDGVIQYVMLFGEPGQPDAEARTKYSIEYLNEKGLKTEELHKDIANWDAAQAKDKMDAWLSGPNANKIEVVIANNDGMALGAVESIKAVKKELPVFGVDAIQEALTLIEKGEMVGTVLQDATGQARAILELANNIANGKEPTEGTEWKLVDKAVRVPYVGVDKDNYKEFKK